From a single Eubalaena glacialis isolate mEubGla1 chromosome 15, mEubGla1.1.hap2.+ XY, whole genome shotgun sequence genomic region:
- the MBD1 gene encoding methyl-CpG-binding domain protein 1 isoform X33, giving the protein MAEDWLDCPALGPGWKRREVFRKSGATCGRSDTYYQSPTGDRIRSKVELTRYLGPACDLTLFDFKQGILCYPAPKAHSLAIPSRKRKKPSRPAKAQKRQVGPPKSEVRKEAPRDETKADADTAPASLPAPGCCENCGISFSGDGTRRQRLKTLCKDCRAQRIAFNREQRMFKRVGCGECAACQVTEDCGACSTCLLQLPHDVASGLFCKCERRRCLRIVERSRGCGVCRGCQTREDCGRCRVCLRPPRPGLRRQWRCVQRRCLRGKHGRRRGGCDSKVAPRRRPPRTQPLPALPPSQPPESPELHPRALAPSPPAEFIYYCVDEDELQPYTNRRQNRKCGACAACLRRMDCGHCDFCCDKPKFGGSNQKRQKCRWRQCLQFAMKRLLPSVWAGSEDGAGPPAPYPRRKRPGSARRPRLGQTSKLPLATPMAQPDRARTPVKQEAGSGFVLPPPGTDLVFLREGASSPVQVPGPAPASTAALLQEAQCPGLSWVVALPQVKQEKADAQEDWTPGTAILTSPVLLPGCPSKAVDPGLPPVKQEPPDPEEDKEEENKDDSTSDLAPEEEAGGAGTPVITEIFSLGGTRLRDTAVWLPSLQGRQSGREDGCKEWETEETLAPPSTSWKPRGWPGTHVSLSPPPTSMTWVSCRRSWCPSSQS; this is encoded by the exons ATGGCTGAGGACTGGCTGGACTGCCCGGCCCTGGGCCCTGGCTGGAAGCGCCGTGAGGTCTTTCGCAAGTCAGGTGCCACCTGTGGACGCTCAGACACCTATTACCAGAG ccccacaggaGACAGGATCCGAAGCAAAGTTGAGCTGACCCGATACCTGGGCCCTGCGTGCGATCTCACCCTCTTCGACTTCAAACAAGGCATCCTGTGCTATCCAGCCCCCAAG GCCCATTCCTTGGCCATCCCCAGCAGGAAGCGGAAGAAGCCTTCGAGGCCAGCCAAGGCTCAGAAACGTCAGGTTGGACCTCCGAAGAGCGAAGTCAGGAAGGAGGCCCCAAGGGATGAGACCAAGGCTGATGCTGACACAGCCCCAGCTTCGCTTCCTGCGCCTGG GTGCTGTGAGAACTGTGGAATCAGCTTTTCAGGGGATGGAACCCGACGGCAGCGGCTCAAGACTCTGTGCAAGGACTGCCGAG cACAGAGAATTGCTTTCAACCGGGAGCAGAGGATGTTTAAG CGTGTGGGCTGCGGGGAGTGTGCGGCCTGCCAGGTAACGGAAGACTGTGGGGCCTGCTCCACCTGCCTTCTGCAGTTGCCCCATGATGTGGCCTCGGGGCTGTTCTGCAAGTGTGAGCGAAGACGGTGCCTCCGGATTGTGGAAAGG AGCCGAGGGTGTGGAGTGTGCCGGGGCTGTCAGACCCGAGAGGACTGTGGCCGTTGTCGAGTCTGCCTTCGCCCTCCCCGCCCTGGTCTCAGGCGCCAGTGGAGGTGCGTCCAGCGGCGTTGCCTGCGG GGTAAACACGGCCGCCGCAGGGGAGGCTGCGACTCCAAGGTGGCTCCCCGGCGGCGCCCCCCCCGAACCCAGCCACTGCCTGCACTTCCGCCCTCGCAGCCTCCAGAGTCTCCAGAGCTG CACCCCAGAGCCCTGGCCCCCTCGCCACCTGCTGAATTCATCTATTACTGTGTAGACGAGGACGAGCTA CAGCCTTACACGAACCGTCGGCAGAACCGCAAGTGTggggcctgtgcagcctgccTGCGGCGGATGGACTGTGGCCACTGCGACTTCTGCTGTGATAAGCCCAAATTCGGGGGCAGCAACCAGAAGCGCCAGAAGTGTCGTTGGCGCCAGTGCCTGCAGTTTGCTATG AAGCGGCTGCTGCCAAGTGTCTGGGCAGGGTCCGAGGATGGCGCCGGGCCACCCGCACCTTACCCGCGTCGAAAGAGGCCTGGCTCTGCTCGAAGGCCCCGTCTGGGTCAGACCTCGAAGCTTCCCTTGGCCACGCCCATGGCCCAACCAGACCGTGCCCGGACTCCAGTGAAGCAGGAAGCAGGCAGCGGCTTTGTGCTGCCCCCGCCTGGCACCGACCTCGTGTTCTTACGGGAGGGTGCAAGCAGTCCCGTGCAGGTGCCTGGCCCAGCTCCAGCTTCCACAGCAGCTCTGTTACAG GAGGCCCAGTGCCCTGGCCTGAGTTGGGTCGTGGCCTTACCCCAGGTGAAGCAAGAGAAGGCGGATGCCCAGGAAGACTGGACACCGGGCACAGCCATCCTGACTTCTCCTGTATTGCTGCCCGGCTGCCCCAGCAAG GCAGTAGACCCAGGCCTGCCACCTGTGAAGCAAGAGCCACCTGACCCTGAGGAGGACAAGGAGGAGGAGAACAAGGATGACTCCACCTCTGACTTGGCCCCagaggaggaggcaggaggggctggCACGCCCGTG ATCACGGAGATTTTCAGCCTGGGTGGAACCCGCCTCCGGGACACAGCAGTCTGGTTGCCAAG TCTGCAGGGCAGGCAATCGGGAAGGGAAGATGGATGTAAAGAGTGGGAGACCGAGGAGACACTGGCGCCACCGAGCACGAGCTGGAAACCACGCGGATGGCCCGGAACCCATGTCAGCCTCTCACCACCTCCAACTTCGATGACGTGGGTTTCCTGCAGAAGAAGCTGGTGCCCTTCATCACAGAGTTAA
- the MBD1 gene encoding methyl-CpG-binding domain protein 1 isoform X5 has product MAEDWLDCPALGPGWKRREVFRKSGATCGRSDTYYQSPTGDRIRSKVELTRYLGPACDLTLFDFKQGILCYPAPKAHSLAIPSRKRKKPSRPAKAQKRQVGPPKSEVRKEAPRDETKADADTAPASLPAPGCCENCGISFSGDGTRRQRLKTLCKDCRAQRIAFNREQRMFKRVGCGECAACQVTEDCGACSTCLLQLPHDVASGLFCKCERRRCLRIVERSRGCGVCRGCQTREDCGRCRVCLRPPRPGLRRQWRCVQRRCLRHLAHRLRRHHQRCQRRPPLAVAPPAGKHGRRRGGCDSKVAPRRRPPRTQPLPALPPSQPPESPELHPRALAPSPPAEFIYYCVDEDELQPYTNRRQNRKCGACAACLRRMDCGHCDFCCDKPKFGGSNQKRQKCRWRQCLQFAMKRLLPSVWAGSEDGAGPPAPYPRRKRPGSARRPRLGQTSKLPLATPMAQPDRARTPVKQEAGSGFVLPPPGTDLVFLREGASSPVQVPGPAPASTAALLQEAQCPGLSWVVALPQVKQEKADAQEDWTPGTAILTSPVLLPGCPSKAVDPGLPPVKQEPPDPEEDKEEENKDDSTSDLAPEEEAGGAGTPVITEIFSLGGTRLRDTAVWLPRAGNREGKMDVKSGRPRRHWRHRARAGNHADGPEPMSASHHLQLR; this is encoded by the exons ATGGCTGAGGACTGGCTGGACTGCCCGGCCCTGGGCCCTGGCTGGAAGCGCCGTGAGGTCTTTCGCAAGTCAGGTGCCACCTGTGGACGCTCAGACACCTATTACCAGAG ccccacaggaGACAGGATCCGAAGCAAAGTTGAGCTGACCCGATACCTGGGCCCTGCGTGCGATCTCACCCTCTTCGACTTCAAACAAGGCATCCTGTGCTATCCAGCCCCCAAG GCCCATTCCTTGGCCATCCCCAGCAGGAAGCGGAAGAAGCCTTCGAGGCCAGCCAAGGCTCAGAAACGTCAGGTTGGACCTCCGAAGAGCGAAGTCAGGAAGGAGGCCCCAAGGGATGAGACCAAGGCTGATGCTGACACAGCCCCAGCTTCGCTTCCTGCGCCTGG GTGCTGTGAGAACTGTGGAATCAGCTTTTCAGGGGATGGAACCCGACGGCAGCGGCTCAAGACTCTGTGCAAGGACTGCCGAG cACAGAGAATTGCTTTCAACCGGGAGCAGAGGATGTTTAAG CGTGTGGGCTGCGGGGAGTGTGCGGCCTGCCAGGTAACGGAAGACTGTGGGGCCTGCTCCACCTGCCTTCTGCAGTTGCCCCATGATGTGGCCTCGGGGCTGTTCTGCAAGTGTGAGCGAAGACGGTGCCTCCGGATTGTGGAAAGG AGCCGAGGGTGTGGAGTGTGCCGGGGCTGTCAGACCCGAGAGGACTGTGGCCGTTGTCGAGTCTGCCTTCGCCCTCCCCGCCCTGGTCTCAGGCGCCAGTGGAGGTGCGTCCAGCGGCGTTGCCTGCGG CACCTTGCACACCGCCTCCGCCGCCACCATCAGCGATGTCAACGACGCCCTCCCCTAGCTGTGGCTCCCCCTGCT GGTAAACACGGCCGCCGCAGGGGAGGCTGCGACTCCAAGGTGGCTCCCCGGCGGCGCCCCCCCCGAACCCAGCCACTGCCTGCACTTCCGCCCTCGCAGCCTCCAGAGTCTCCAGAGCTG CACCCCAGAGCCCTGGCCCCCTCGCCACCTGCTGAATTCATCTATTACTGTGTAGACGAGGACGAGCTA CAGCCTTACACGAACCGTCGGCAGAACCGCAAGTGTggggcctgtgcagcctgccTGCGGCGGATGGACTGTGGCCACTGCGACTTCTGCTGTGATAAGCCCAAATTCGGGGGCAGCAACCAGAAGCGCCAGAAGTGTCGTTGGCGCCAGTGCCTGCAGTTTGCTATG AAGCGGCTGCTGCCAAGTGTCTGGGCAGGGTCCGAGGATGGCGCCGGGCCACCCGCACCTTACCCGCGTCGAAAGAGGCCTGGCTCTGCTCGAAGGCCCCGTCTGGGTCAGACCTCGAAGCTTCCCTTGGCCACGCCCATGGCCCAACCAGACCGTGCCCGGACTCCAGTGAAGCAGGAAGCAGGCAGCGGCTTTGTGCTGCCCCCGCCTGGCACCGACCTCGTGTTCTTACGGGAGGGTGCAAGCAGTCCCGTGCAGGTGCCTGGCCCAGCTCCAGCTTCCACAGCAGCTCTGTTACAG GAGGCCCAGTGCCCTGGCCTGAGTTGGGTCGTGGCCTTACCCCAGGTGAAGCAAGAGAAGGCGGATGCCCAGGAAGACTGGACACCGGGCACAGCCATCCTGACTTCTCCTGTATTGCTGCCCGGCTGCCCCAGCAAG GCAGTAGACCCAGGCCTGCCACCTGTGAAGCAAGAGCCACCTGACCCTGAGGAGGACAAGGAGGAGGAGAACAAGGATGACTCCACCTCTGACTTGGCCCCagaggaggaggcaggaggggctggCACGCCCGTG ATCACGGAGATTTTCAGCCTGGGTGGAACCCGCCTCCGGGACACAGCAGTCTGGTTGCCAAG GGCAGGCAATCGGGAAGGGAAGATGGATGTAAAGAGTGGGAGACCGAGGAGACACTGGCGCCACCGAGCACGAGCTGGAAACCACGCGGATGGCCCGGAACCCATGTCAGCCTCTCACCACCTCCAACTTCGATGA
- the MBD1 gene encoding methyl-CpG-binding domain protein 1 isoform X10, producing the protein MAEDWLDCPALGPGWKRREVFRKSGATCGRSDTYYQSPTGDRIRSKVELTRYLGPACDLTLFDFKQGILCYPAPKAHSLAIPSRKRKKPSRPAKAQKRQVGPPKSEVRKEAPRDETKADADTAPASLPAPGCCENCGISFSGDGTRRQRLKTLCKDCRAQRIAFNREQRMFKRVGCGECAACQVTEDCGACSTCLLQLPHDVASGLFCKCERRRCLRIVERSRGCGVCRGCQTREDCGRCRVCLRPPRPGLRRQWRCVQRRCLRHLAHRLRRHHQRCQRRPPLAVAPPAGKHGRRRGGCDSKVAPRRRPPRTQPLPALPPSQPPESPELHPRALAPSPPAEFIYYCVDEDELQPYTNRRQNRKCGACAACLRRMDCGHCDFCCDKPKFGGSNQKRQKCRWRQCLQFAMKRLLPSVWAGSEDGAGPPAPYPRRKRPGSARRPRLGQTSKLPLATPMAQPDRARTPVKQEAGSGFVLPPPGTDLVFLREGASSPVQVPGPAPASTAALLQEAQCPGLSWVVALPQVKQEKADAQEDWTPGTAILTSPVLLPGCPSKAVDPGLPPVKQEPPDPEEDKEEENKDDSTSDLAPEEEAGGAGTPVITEIFSLGGTRLRDTAVWLPRLRKLLAVNENEYFTELQLKEETL; encoded by the exons ATGGCTGAGGACTGGCTGGACTGCCCGGCCCTGGGCCCTGGCTGGAAGCGCCGTGAGGTCTTTCGCAAGTCAGGTGCCACCTGTGGACGCTCAGACACCTATTACCAGAG ccccacaggaGACAGGATCCGAAGCAAAGTTGAGCTGACCCGATACCTGGGCCCTGCGTGCGATCTCACCCTCTTCGACTTCAAACAAGGCATCCTGTGCTATCCAGCCCCCAAG GCCCATTCCTTGGCCATCCCCAGCAGGAAGCGGAAGAAGCCTTCGAGGCCAGCCAAGGCTCAGAAACGTCAGGTTGGACCTCCGAAGAGCGAAGTCAGGAAGGAGGCCCCAAGGGATGAGACCAAGGCTGATGCTGACACAGCCCCAGCTTCGCTTCCTGCGCCTGG GTGCTGTGAGAACTGTGGAATCAGCTTTTCAGGGGATGGAACCCGACGGCAGCGGCTCAAGACTCTGTGCAAGGACTGCCGAG cACAGAGAATTGCTTTCAACCGGGAGCAGAGGATGTTTAAG CGTGTGGGCTGCGGGGAGTGTGCGGCCTGCCAGGTAACGGAAGACTGTGGGGCCTGCTCCACCTGCCTTCTGCAGTTGCCCCATGATGTGGCCTCGGGGCTGTTCTGCAAGTGTGAGCGAAGACGGTGCCTCCGGATTGTGGAAAGG AGCCGAGGGTGTGGAGTGTGCCGGGGCTGTCAGACCCGAGAGGACTGTGGCCGTTGTCGAGTCTGCCTTCGCCCTCCCCGCCCTGGTCTCAGGCGCCAGTGGAGGTGCGTCCAGCGGCGTTGCCTGCGG CACCTTGCACACCGCCTCCGCCGCCACCATCAGCGATGTCAACGACGCCCTCCCCTAGCTGTGGCTCCCCCTGCT GGTAAACACGGCCGCCGCAGGGGAGGCTGCGACTCCAAGGTGGCTCCCCGGCGGCGCCCCCCCCGAACCCAGCCACTGCCTGCACTTCCGCCCTCGCAGCCTCCAGAGTCTCCAGAGCTG CACCCCAGAGCCCTGGCCCCCTCGCCACCTGCTGAATTCATCTATTACTGTGTAGACGAGGACGAGCTA CAGCCTTACACGAACCGTCGGCAGAACCGCAAGTGTggggcctgtgcagcctgccTGCGGCGGATGGACTGTGGCCACTGCGACTTCTGCTGTGATAAGCCCAAATTCGGGGGCAGCAACCAGAAGCGCCAGAAGTGTCGTTGGCGCCAGTGCCTGCAGTTTGCTATG AAGCGGCTGCTGCCAAGTGTCTGGGCAGGGTCCGAGGATGGCGCCGGGCCACCCGCACCTTACCCGCGTCGAAAGAGGCCTGGCTCTGCTCGAAGGCCCCGTCTGGGTCAGACCTCGAAGCTTCCCTTGGCCACGCCCATGGCCCAACCAGACCGTGCCCGGACTCCAGTGAAGCAGGAAGCAGGCAGCGGCTTTGTGCTGCCCCCGCCTGGCACCGACCTCGTGTTCTTACGGGAGGGTGCAAGCAGTCCCGTGCAGGTGCCTGGCCCAGCTCCAGCTTCCACAGCAGCTCTGTTACAG GAGGCCCAGTGCCCTGGCCTGAGTTGGGTCGTGGCCTTACCCCAGGTGAAGCAAGAGAAGGCGGATGCCCAGGAAGACTGGACACCGGGCACAGCCATCCTGACTTCTCCTGTATTGCTGCCCGGCTGCCCCAGCAAG GCAGTAGACCCAGGCCTGCCACCTGTGAAGCAAGAGCCACCTGACCCTGAGGAGGACAAGGAGGAGGAGAACAAGGATGACTCCACCTCTGACTTGGCCCCagaggaggaggcaggaggggctggCACGCCCGTG ATCACGGAGATTTTCAGCCTGGGTGGAACCCGCCTCCGGGACACAGCAGTCTGGTTGCCAAG gctACGTAAACTCTTAGCAGTAAATGAAAATGAGTATTTTACCGAACTGCAATTGAAAGAAGAAACTTTATAG
- the MBD1 gene encoding methyl-CpG-binding domain protein 1 isoform X2 — protein sequence MAEDWLDCPALGPGWKRREVFRKSGATCGRSDTYYQSPTGDRIRSKVELTRYLGPACDLTLFDFKQGILCYPAPKAHSLAIPSRKRKKPSRPAKAQKRQVGPPKSEVRKEAPRDETKADADTAPASLPAPGCCENCGISFSGDGTRRQRLKTLCKDCRAQRIAFNREQRMFKRVGCGECAACQVTEDCGACSTCLLQLPHDVASGLFCKCERRRCLRIVERSRGCGVCRGCQTREDCGRCRVCLRPPRPGLRRQWRCVQRRCLRHLAHRLRRHHQRCQRRPPLAVAPPAGKHGRRRGGCDSKVAPRRRPPRTQPLPALPPSQPPESPELHPRALAPSPPAEFIYYCVDEDELQPYTNRRQNRKCGACAACLRRMDCGHCDFCCDKPKFGGSNQKRQKCRWRQCLQFAMKRLLPSVWAGSEDGAGPPAPYPRRKRPGSARRPRLGQTSKLPLATPMAQPDRARTPVKQEAGSGFVLPPPGTDLVFLREGASSPVQVPGPAPASTAALLQEAQCPGLSWVVALPQVKQEKADAQEDWTPGTAILTSPVLLPGCPSKAVDPGLPPVKQEPPDPEEDKEEENKDDSTSDLAPEEEAGGAGTPVITEIFSLGGTRLRDTAVWLPSLQGRQSGREDGCKEWETEETLAPPSTSWKPRGWPGTHVSLSPPPTSMTWVSCRRSWCPSSQS from the exons ATGGCTGAGGACTGGCTGGACTGCCCGGCCCTGGGCCCTGGCTGGAAGCGCCGTGAGGTCTTTCGCAAGTCAGGTGCCACCTGTGGACGCTCAGACACCTATTACCAGAG ccccacaggaGACAGGATCCGAAGCAAAGTTGAGCTGACCCGATACCTGGGCCCTGCGTGCGATCTCACCCTCTTCGACTTCAAACAAGGCATCCTGTGCTATCCAGCCCCCAAG GCCCATTCCTTGGCCATCCCCAGCAGGAAGCGGAAGAAGCCTTCGAGGCCAGCCAAGGCTCAGAAACGTCAGGTTGGACCTCCGAAGAGCGAAGTCAGGAAGGAGGCCCCAAGGGATGAGACCAAGGCTGATGCTGACACAGCCCCAGCTTCGCTTCCTGCGCCTGG GTGCTGTGAGAACTGTGGAATCAGCTTTTCAGGGGATGGAACCCGACGGCAGCGGCTCAAGACTCTGTGCAAGGACTGCCGAG cACAGAGAATTGCTTTCAACCGGGAGCAGAGGATGTTTAAG CGTGTGGGCTGCGGGGAGTGTGCGGCCTGCCAGGTAACGGAAGACTGTGGGGCCTGCTCCACCTGCCTTCTGCAGTTGCCCCATGATGTGGCCTCGGGGCTGTTCTGCAAGTGTGAGCGAAGACGGTGCCTCCGGATTGTGGAAAGG AGCCGAGGGTGTGGAGTGTGCCGGGGCTGTCAGACCCGAGAGGACTGTGGCCGTTGTCGAGTCTGCCTTCGCCCTCCCCGCCCTGGTCTCAGGCGCCAGTGGAGGTGCGTCCAGCGGCGTTGCCTGCGG CACCTTGCACACCGCCTCCGCCGCCACCATCAGCGATGTCAACGACGCCCTCCCCTAGCTGTGGCTCCCCCTGCT GGTAAACACGGCCGCCGCAGGGGAGGCTGCGACTCCAAGGTGGCTCCCCGGCGGCGCCCCCCCCGAACCCAGCCACTGCCTGCACTTCCGCCCTCGCAGCCTCCAGAGTCTCCAGAGCTG CACCCCAGAGCCCTGGCCCCCTCGCCACCTGCTGAATTCATCTATTACTGTGTAGACGAGGACGAGCTA CAGCCTTACACGAACCGTCGGCAGAACCGCAAGTGTggggcctgtgcagcctgccTGCGGCGGATGGACTGTGGCCACTGCGACTTCTGCTGTGATAAGCCCAAATTCGGGGGCAGCAACCAGAAGCGCCAGAAGTGTCGTTGGCGCCAGTGCCTGCAGTTTGCTATG AAGCGGCTGCTGCCAAGTGTCTGGGCAGGGTCCGAGGATGGCGCCGGGCCACCCGCACCTTACCCGCGTCGAAAGAGGCCTGGCTCTGCTCGAAGGCCCCGTCTGGGTCAGACCTCGAAGCTTCCCTTGGCCACGCCCATGGCCCAACCAGACCGTGCCCGGACTCCAGTGAAGCAGGAAGCAGGCAGCGGCTTTGTGCTGCCCCCGCCTGGCACCGACCTCGTGTTCTTACGGGAGGGTGCAAGCAGTCCCGTGCAGGTGCCTGGCCCAGCTCCAGCTTCCACAGCAGCTCTGTTACAG GAGGCCCAGTGCCCTGGCCTGAGTTGGGTCGTGGCCTTACCCCAGGTGAAGCAAGAGAAGGCGGATGCCCAGGAAGACTGGACACCGGGCACAGCCATCCTGACTTCTCCTGTATTGCTGCCCGGCTGCCCCAGCAAG GCAGTAGACCCAGGCCTGCCACCTGTGAAGCAAGAGCCACCTGACCCTGAGGAGGACAAGGAGGAGGAGAACAAGGATGACTCCACCTCTGACTTGGCCCCagaggaggaggcaggaggggctggCACGCCCGTG ATCACGGAGATTTTCAGCCTGGGTGGAACCCGCCTCCGGGACACAGCAGTCTGGTTGCCAAG TCTGCAGGGCAGGCAATCGGGAAGGGAAGATGGATGTAAAGAGTGGGAGACCGAGGAGACACTGGCGCCACCGAGCACGAGCTGGAAACCACGCGGATGGCCCGGAACCCATGTCAGCCTCTCACCACCTCCAACTTCGATGACGTGGGTTTCCTGCAGAAGAAGCTGGTGCCCTTCATCACAGAGTTAA
- the MBD1 gene encoding methyl-CpG-binding domain protein 1 isoform X23 encodes MAEDWLDCPALGPGWKRREVFRKSGATCGRSDTYYQSPTGDRIRSKVELTRYLGPACDLTLFDFKQGILCYPAPKAHSLAIPSRKRKKPSRPAKAQKRQVGPPKSEVRKEAPRDETKADADTAPASLPAPGCCENCGISFSGDGTRRQRLKTLCKDCRAQRIAFNREQRMFKRVGCGECAACQVTEDCGACSTCLLQLPHDVASGLFCKCERRRCLRIVERSRGCGVCRGCQTREDCGRCRVCLRPPRPGLRRQWRCVQRRCLRHLAHRLRRHHQRCQRRPPLAVAPPAGKHGRRRGGCDSKVAPRRRPPRTQPLPALPPSQPPESPELQPYTNRRQNRKCGACAACLRRMDCGHCDFCCDKPKFGGSNQKRQKCRWRQCLQFAMKRLLPSVWAGSEDGAGPPAPYPRRKRPGSARRPRLGQTSKLPLATPMAQPDRARTPVKQEAGSGFVLPPPGTDLVFLREGASSPVQVPGPAPASTAALLQEAQCPGLSWVVALPQVKQEKADAQEDWTPGTAILTSPVLLPGCPSKAVDPGLPPVKQEPPDPEEDKEEENKDDSTSDLAPEEEAGGAGTPVITEIFSLGGTRLRDTAVWLPRSKDLKKPGARKQ; translated from the exons ATGGCTGAGGACTGGCTGGACTGCCCGGCCCTGGGCCCTGGCTGGAAGCGCCGTGAGGTCTTTCGCAAGTCAGGTGCCACCTGTGGACGCTCAGACACCTATTACCAGAG ccccacaggaGACAGGATCCGAAGCAAAGTTGAGCTGACCCGATACCTGGGCCCTGCGTGCGATCTCACCCTCTTCGACTTCAAACAAGGCATCCTGTGCTATCCAGCCCCCAAG GCCCATTCCTTGGCCATCCCCAGCAGGAAGCGGAAGAAGCCTTCGAGGCCAGCCAAGGCTCAGAAACGTCAGGTTGGACCTCCGAAGAGCGAAGTCAGGAAGGAGGCCCCAAGGGATGAGACCAAGGCTGATGCTGACACAGCCCCAGCTTCGCTTCCTGCGCCTGG GTGCTGTGAGAACTGTGGAATCAGCTTTTCAGGGGATGGAACCCGACGGCAGCGGCTCAAGACTCTGTGCAAGGACTGCCGAG cACAGAGAATTGCTTTCAACCGGGAGCAGAGGATGTTTAAG CGTGTGGGCTGCGGGGAGTGTGCGGCCTGCCAGGTAACGGAAGACTGTGGGGCCTGCTCCACCTGCCTTCTGCAGTTGCCCCATGATGTGGCCTCGGGGCTGTTCTGCAAGTGTGAGCGAAGACGGTGCCTCCGGATTGTGGAAAGG AGCCGAGGGTGTGGAGTGTGCCGGGGCTGTCAGACCCGAGAGGACTGTGGCCGTTGTCGAGTCTGCCTTCGCCCTCCCCGCCCTGGTCTCAGGCGCCAGTGGAGGTGCGTCCAGCGGCGTTGCCTGCGG CACCTTGCACACCGCCTCCGCCGCCACCATCAGCGATGTCAACGACGCCCTCCCCTAGCTGTGGCTCCCCCTGCT GGTAAACACGGCCGCCGCAGGGGAGGCTGCGACTCCAAGGTGGCTCCCCGGCGGCGCCCCCCCCGAACCCAGCCACTGCCTGCACTTCCGCCCTCGCAGCCTCCAGAGTCTCCAGAGCTG CAGCCTTACACGAACCGTCGGCAGAACCGCAAGTGTggggcctgtgcagcctgccTGCGGCGGATGGACTGTGGCCACTGCGACTTCTGCTGTGATAAGCCCAAATTCGGGGGCAGCAACCAGAAGCGCCAGAAGTGTCGTTGGCGCCAGTGCCTGCAGTTTGCTATG AAGCGGCTGCTGCCAAGTGTCTGGGCAGGGTCCGAGGATGGCGCCGGGCCACCCGCACCTTACCCGCGTCGAAAGAGGCCTGGCTCTGCTCGAAGGCCCCGTCTGGGTCAGACCTCGAAGCTTCCCTTGGCCACGCCCATGGCCCAACCAGACCGTGCCCGGACTCCAGTGAAGCAGGAAGCAGGCAGCGGCTTTGTGCTGCCCCCGCCTGGCACCGACCTCGTGTTCTTACGGGAGGGTGCAAGCAGTCCCGTGCAGGTGCCTGGCCCAGCTCCAGCTTCCACAGCAGCTCTGTTACAG GAGGCCCAGTGCCCTGGCCTGAGTTGGGTCGTGGCCTTACCCCAGGTGAAGCAAGAGAAGGCGGATGCCCAGGAAGACTGGACACCGGGCACAGCCATCCTGACTTCTCCTGTATTGCTGCCCGGCTGCCCCAGCAAG GCAGTAGACCCAGGCCTGCCACCTGTGAAGCAAGAGCCACCTGACCCTGAGGAGGACAAGGAGGAGGAGAACAAGGATGACTCCACCTCTGACTTGGCCCCagaggaggaggcaggaggggctggCACGCCCGTG ATCACGGAGATTTTCAGCCTGGGTGGAACCCGCCTCCGGGACACAGCAGTCTGGTTGCCAAG GTCCAAGGACCTTAAAAAACCTGGAGCTAGAAAGCAGTAG